A stretch of the Sphingobacterium thalpophilum genome encodes the following:
- the tatA gene encoding twin-arginine translocase TatA/TatE family subunit: MSTSLLIMGIGGQELIVIVVILLLLFGGKKIPELMRGLGKGVKEFKEGQKDESSPEKKPEVEDNK, encoded by the coding sequence ATGTCAACATCATTATTGATCATGGGAATCGGGGGGCAAGAATTAATTGTCATTGTAGTAATATTGTTACTATTGTTTGGTGGCAAGAAGATTCCTGAATTGATGCGCGGATTGGGTAAAGGGGTGAAAGAGTTTAAAGAAGGCCAGAAAGATGAGTCTTCTCCTGAAAAGAAACCTGAAGTAGAAGATAATAAATAA
- a CDS encoding LysM peptidoglycan-binding domain-containing protein, with protein MIGKQRLISLLGGLCYVLPLTAQESAVDGMREATHHIIQERIEKEKQEIYQYLDSLKSSGSNQQEDVTITDEEVQLVRKLKAIEREVPLDYSPRVKELIDKYTSRNYNPYMCQMMGLGQYYFPIFDRILDEVGVPRELKYLSVVESSLNPKDISSAGATGLWQLMYYEAKTYNLTVDSYTDQRMDPVASSYAIAKILKEAYQEYGDWLLAIASYNGGKGAVGRAIQRSGKEKPTFWDIAPYLTQQTQNYIPKFIAMTYAMKYAEENDISAAETALSLRTQVLEVNKRISLNQIADALQVSKESLRALNPSCKKYVINGTEEAPLRLVLPVVDRKIAIEELYAALNTPVSTTIVQHANVAPEPLLKDRKYKVKVGETFASIADKFEVSVQDLKSWNNLRGDKVVPGQPLLIKKEDNFVSTKLAQKTEKSVKKQQQQNSRTAYYTVKKGDSLSQIAQKNGVPLSRLKRDNNLSGSRIKPGMKLKVSKK; from the coding sequence ATGATCGGTAAACAGAGGTTAATTTCATTACTAGGAGGGCTGTGCTATGTCCTGCCGCTCACGGCTCAGGAAAGCGCTGTAGATGGCATGAGAGAGGCTACTCATCACATCATCCAAGAACGGATTGAAAAAGAAAAACAGGAAATCTATCAATATCTGGATAGCTTAAAATCTTCAGGTAGCAACCAGCAGGAAGACGTCACCATTACAGACGAAGAAGTACAGCTGGTTCGAAAACTCAAAGCGATCGAACGGGAGGTGCCTCTGGATTACTCCCCTCGCGTAAAAGAACTCATCGATAAGTATACTTCGCGCAACTATAACCCGTATATGTGTCAAATGATGGGGCTCGGACAATACTATTTCCCCATTTTTGACCGCATTCTTGATGAGGTCGGTGTGCCGAGAGAACTCAAATATCTGAGCGTTGTCGAATCCTCGCTAAACCCCAAAGACATTTCAAGTGCCGGAGCAACGGGATTATGGCAATTGATGTACTACGAAGCCAAAACTTATAATCTGACTGTCGATAGTTATACGGACCAACGTATGGATCCTGTTGCTTCCAGCTATGCTATCGCTAAAATATTGAAAGAGGCTTATCAAGAATATGGCGATTGGCTTTTGGCTATCGCTTCCTATAATGGTGGCAAGGGCGCAGTTGGCAGGGCTATCCAACGTTCGGGAAAAGAAAAGCCAACTTTCTGGGATATTGCGCCCTACCTAACCCAGCAGACGCAAAACTACATTCCCAAGTTCATCGCAATGACCTATGCGATGAAATATGCAGAAGAAAACGATATCAGCGCTGCGGAGACTGCGCTCTCCTTACGCACACAGGTACTGGAAGTCAATAAGCGCATTTCATTAAACCAGATTGCGGACGCGTTGCAAGTATCCAAAGAGAGCCTCCGTGCCCTGAATCCCAGCTGTAAAAAGTATGTTATAAACGGGACTGAGGAAGCTCCCCTGCGACTGGTCCTGCCGGTGGTAGACAGGAAAATAGCCATAGAAGAATTGTATGCGGCACTCAATACACCGGTATCTACCACAATCGTGCAGCATGCCAATGTTGCGCCTGAACCGCTGCTAAAGGATAGAAAATATAAAGTAAAGGTGGGAGAGACCTTTGCCAGCATTGCTGATAAATTTGAGGTTTCGGTGCAGGATCTAAAGTCATGGAACAATCTACGAGGCGATAAAGTTGTGCCCGGGCAACCTTTACTCATTAAAAAGGAAGACAATTTTGTCAGTACAAAATTAGCGCAGAAGACGGAAAAATCGGTTAAGAAGCAGCAACAGCAAAATTCCCGTACAGCATATTATACGGTTAAGAAAGGAGACAGCCTCTCTCAGATTGCTCAGAAAAACGGAGTGCCACTGAGCCGGCTCAAACGGGATAACAATTTAAGCGGAAGCCGTATTAAGCCGGGAATGAAATTGAAGGTATCAAAGAAATAG
- a CDS encoding phosphoribosyltransferase family protein: protein MSSKKTLILNKEQIKQKSIRIAYQILEDNFEDETLVLVGIADRGYVFAQRLKAILQDISDKEILLIKVTMKKTSRSLNASTDLPVEMAKDKTIILVDDVLNSGRALAYGLGVFLNVPLKKMRTAVLIDRSHHKFPIFSDYYGTKLSTILKEHVTVTLEEFDKEEDAAWLV, encoded by the coding sequence ATGTCTTCGAAGAAAACGCTCATCTTAAATAAAGAACAAATAAAACAGAAATCAATCCGTATTGCCTATCAAATTTTAGAAGACAATTTTGAAGATGAAACACTGGTTTTAGTTGGAATTGCCGATAGAGGATACGTGTTTGCACAGCGTCTCAAAGCGATTTTACAGGACATTTCTGATAAGGAGATCCTGCTGATCAAAGTGACCATGAAAAAAACAAGCCGTTCTCTGAATGCCAGCACAGATTTACCTGTAGAGATGGCCAAGGACAAAACCATTATCTTAGTTGACGATGTCTTAAATAGTGGCAGAGCACTGGCTTATGGCCTGGGGGTATTCTTAAATGTTCCGCTAAAGAAAATGAGAACGGCAGTCTTGATTGACAGAAGCCATCATAAATTCCCGATATTCAGTGACTACTATGGCACCAAATTATCCACTATTCTCAAGGAACATGTCACTGTTACGTTAGAAGAATTTGACAAGGAAGAAGATGCAGCGTGGTTGGTTTAG
- a CDS encoding C40 family peptidase encodes MKTKKFIASLLFIGLCLVSQAQTNRNAKPESDPDNLAKEYFSQIMGVAVSATTNTKLYQFVYEWLGTPYRLGGDSKRGIDCSKFSYELYDKVFNTTLGYNSRNQYSQVKTVDKNELKAGDLVFFKIRSRNITHVGVYIGDNKFAHASSSKGVMISNLNEPYWRRYYYNGGRLPEDNNKTLTAEILKAEKDNKLN; translated from the coding sequence ATGAAAACAAAGAAATTTATAGCGTCATTGCTATTTATCGGCTTATGTCTAGTGTCGCAGGCACAAACCAACAGAAACGCCAAACCGGAATCAGATCCGGACAACCTCGCCAAAGAATACTTCTCACAAATCATGGGTGTCGCAGTCTCGGCAACCACAAATACAAAACTTTATCAATTTGTCTACGAATGGTTAGGTACGCCTTACCGTCTTGGCGGAGATTCGAAAAGAGGCATTGACTGCTCTAAATTTTCTTATGAATTATATGACAAGGTGTTTAATACAACACTAGGTTATAATAGCCGCAACCAATATTCGCAGGTAAAGACTGTTGACAAAAATGAGTTGAAAGCAGGTGATCTGGTATTCTTCAAAATCAGAAGCAGAAACATTACGCATGTTGGCGTTTATATCGGGGATAACAAATTTGCCCATGCATCATCCAGCAAAGGCGTAATGATCAGCAATCTGAATGAACCATATTGGAGACGTTATTATTATAATGGCGGCCGTCTGCCTGAAGATAACAACAAAACGCTCACGGCAGAGATATTGAAAGCTGAAAAAGACAATAAGCTGAACTAA
- the thrA gene encoding bifunctional aspartate kinase/homoserine dehydrogenase I → MKVLKFGGTSVGTVESLKAVLSIVKKSYEAKEKPLVVLSAMSGVTNLLTQLAEDASEGKAFSEGLKLLEDKHFTVVKELLAVKYQNPVFTKLKLFFNEIEDLLQGIFALRELSNQSKDLIISYGERCSNYMVSKVMEQYIPESLFVDASHYVKTDSNFGNAHLNEVLTEQLIKSLYITHGDKLLFVTGFIGSNENGRITTLGRGGSDYTAAIFGSILDATAIEIWTDVNGMLTADPRIVKKAFSLPVLSYTEAMELSYFGAKVIYPPTMIPAFLKKIPIVIRNTFEPDFSGTVIQFDSGKTSLPIKGISSISDISVINLSGSGMIGKSGFSGRLFTLLAREQINVVLITQSSSEHSITFAVNPADAKRAIQLIEIEFELEIQANKLVIPAVEENLSVLAIVGENMKRTPGMSGRLFAALGRNGINVRAIAQGSSEYNISVIIGKEDLAKALNAVHDAFFAELKKTLHVFNIGTGNIGATLFKQLEEQHDFLLDKNDIEIKVVGISNSRKMLFNTEGVNLSSWSAELENNGSEADLALFIEKMKALNLPNCVFIDNTASKLPATYYEDIFKANISIVTCNKIANSGKYAQYKTLRDTAHRHGVDFFYETNVGAGLPIVRVLKDLMLSGDRILKIEAILSGTISYIFNNFKDEASFYDVVKKAQELGYTEPDPRDDLGGIDFMRKMLILARDAGYAVEAEDVELGAILPEACLQADTVDAFYTELQNENAYFEAMKAKAAREKKVIRYIGKLEGGKVSIGIEFVDENHPFYALSGSDNIISFTTERYKERPLVVKGPGAGAEVTAAGVFADLVNVGA, encoded by the coding sequence ATGAAAGTTTTAAAATTTGGAGGAACTTCAGTCGGTACAGTAGAAAGTCTCAAAGCCGTCCTCAGCATAGTCAAGAAGTCTTATGAGGCGAAGGAAAAACCTTTGGTCGTTTTATCGGCAATGTCTGGTGTGACCAATTTGTTGACTCAATTGGCAGAAGATGCTTCAGAAGGCAAAGCCTTTTCGGAGGGTCTTAAATTGCTGGAAGATAAACATTTTACCGTAGTAAAGGAGTTATTGGCGGTCAAGTACCAGAATCCGGTCTTTACTAAACTTAAGCTATTTTTTAATGAAATTGAAGATCTACTCCAAGGAATCTTTGCACTTCGGGAGCTGAGTAACCAGAGCAAAGATTTGATTATTAGCTATGGTGAACGTTGCTCCAATTATATGGTCTCTAAGGTCATGGAGCAATATATTCCTGAATCTTTATTTGTCGATGCTTCCCATTATGTGAAGACAGATTCCAATTTTGGCAATGCCCATTTAAATGAAGTCCTGACGGAGCAGCTCATCAAGTCTCTCTATATAACACATGGCGATAAGCTGTTATTTGTCACTGGATTTATTGGTAGTAATGAAAACGGGCGGATCACCACTTTAGGCCGTGGTGGGTCAGACTATACTGCAGCGATCTTCGGGTCTATATTGGATGCCACTGCCATTGAGATCTGGACGGATGTCAACGGCATGCTAACTGCTGATCCGCGTATTGTTAAAAAAGCTTTTTCACTTCCTGTACTTTCCTATACGGAAGCGATGGAACTTTCATACTTTGGGGCAAAGGTCATCTATCCACCGACAATGATCCCGGCTTTCCTCAAAAAAATTCCAATTGTCATCCGGAATACTTTTGAACCCGACTTTTCAGGTACAGTGATCCAGTTTGACAGCGGTAAGACTTCATTGCCGATAAAAGGTATTTCCTCGATATCGGATATTTCTGTCATCAATTTAAGTGGCTCAGGAATGATTGGCAAATCAGGCTTCAGTGGGCGGCTGTTTACCCTGCTGGCCAGAGAGCAAATCAATGTCGTGCTTATTACCCAGTCGTCATCCGAACATAGCATTACTTTTGCCGTTAATCCCGCTGATGCCAAGCGTGCCATCCAGCTGATCGAAATCGAGTTTGAACTGGAAATTCAGGCGAATAAACTGGTAATCCCCGCCGTGGAGGAAAACCTTTCGGTGCTGGCCATCGTTGGAGAAAATATGAAACGTACTCCGGGCATGTCCGGCCGCTTGTTTGCTGCCCTCGGGCGGAACGGAATCAATGTTCGTGCAATCGCGCAGGGCTCGTCTGAGTACAATATTTCCGTGATTATCGGTAAAGAAGATCTGGCCAAGGCACTCAATGCTGTGCATGACGCGTTCTTTGCCGAACTGAAGAAGACCCTGCACGTCTTCAATATAGGCACAGGTAATATTGGCGCGACCTTATTCAAACAACTGGAGGAACAACACGATTTTCTCTTAGATAAAAACGATATCGAGATCAAAGTGGTGGGGATATCCAATAGCCGTAAAATGTTGTTTAACACAGAGGGTGTGAATCTTAGCAGCTGGTCAGCAGAGCTGGAAAATAATGGCTCGGAAGCCGATTTGGCACTGTTCATTGAAAAAATGAAAGCACTTAATTTGCCGAACTGCGTATTTATAGATAACACCGCGAGCAAGCTGCCAGCTACGTATTACGAAGATATTTTTAAAGCGAATATTTCCATCGTCACCTGCAACAAAATTGCCAATTCTGGCAAGTACGCACAATACAAGACCCTGCGGGACACGGCACACAGACATGGCGTGGATTTCTTCTACGAAACGAATGTAGGCGCCGGCTTACCTATCGTGCGGGTGCTTAAAGATTTGATGTTGAGCGGAGACCGTATATTGAAGATTGAAGCGATTCTTTCGGGTACCATCTCCTATATCTTCAATAATTTCAAAGATGAGGCTTCTTTTTATGATGTGGTAAAGAAAGCGCAGGAACTGGGCTATACCGAACCAGATCCAAGAGACGACCTCGGTGGTATCGATTTTATGCGAAAGATGCTGATTTTAGCTCGGGATGCTGGTTATGCTGTTGAGGCAGAGGATGTGGAACTAGGGGCCATTCTGCCTGAGGCCTGTTTGCAGGCTGATACAGTTGATGCTTTTTACACGGAGCTGCAAAATGAAAATGCCTATTTCGAGGCCATGAAAGCAAAGGCTGCCCGGGAGAAAAAAGTCATTCGGTATATTGGCAAACTGGAAGGGGGAAAAGTTTCCATTGGAATTGAGTTTGTCGATGAAAACCACCCTTTTTATGCGCTTTCTGGCAGTGATAATATCATATCATTTACAACAGAGCGTTATAAAGAACGTCCGTTGGTTGTGAAAGGACCTGGTGCCGGTGCGGAAGTGACCGCCGCAGGTGTATTTGCAGATCTGGTTAATGTAGGCGCGTAA
- a CDS encoding homoserine kinase, which translates to MLPEVRVFAPATVANMICGFDILGFAVDKPGDEVIMRRKQQPGVTIKEITGDDGRLPLDPDKNTVSACVQYLLQALNIAAKVGVEIELHKHMPIGSGLGSSAASTVAGIFAINVMLGNPLTKEELLPFCVEGERLACGTGHADNVAPALYGGITLIRGNQPLDVISIPSPPELVAAVVFPQVDVPTRDARQLIKDKVLLKDAVTQWGNIAGLVAGLFQEDYDLIARSMKDILIEPTRAILIPEFYEMKAIAMENGALAFGISGSGPSVVAMTKDEEVAKNIADKIQTHLKNMDIESFGYVSRVNTVGPRVLN; encoded by the coding sequence ATGCTACCCGAGGTCCGGGTATTCGCGCCGGCAACTGTCGCCAATATGATCTGCGGTTTTGATATATTGGGATTCGCGGTAGATAAACCGGGTGACGAAGTGATCATGAGACGCAAGCAACAGCCGGGCGTTACCATAAAAGAAATTACAGGTGACGATGGCAGGTTACCGCTTGACCCTGACAAAAATACCGTGTCGGCCTGTGTGCAGTATTTGCTGCAGGCGCTGAACATTGCTGCTAAGGTAGGCGTGGAGATCGAACTGCATAAGCATATGCCCATAGGATCCGGACTGGGATCCAGTGCGGCGAGTACCGTCGCAGGTATCTTTGCAATCAATGTCATGCTTGGCAACCCGCTGACCAAAGAGGAGCTACTTCCGTTCTGCGTAGAGGGGGAGCGCCTTGCTTGCGGTACCGGGCATGCCGATAATGTGGCACCGGCGCTATATGGTGGCATCACATTGATCAGAGGAAATCAGCCTCTTGATGTGATTTCTATTCCATCTCCTCCGGAGCTGGTCGCAGCGGTTGTATTCCCGCAGGTCGATGTACCAACTCGCGACGCGAGGCAGCTGATTAAAGATAAGGTATTGTTAAAAGATGCGGTAACGCAATGGGGAAATATTGCCGGATTAGTGGCAGGCTTATTCCAAGAAGATTATGATCTAATTGCCCGGAGTATGAAGGATATACTGATTGAGCCTACCCGCGCAATTTTGATCCCCGAGTTTTATGAGATGAAAGCAATTGCCATGGAGAATGGCGCGCTGGCTTTTGGCATATCGGGGTCTGGACCGTCTGTTGTTGCTATGACAAAGGACGAAGAAGTCGCCAAAAACATTGCCGATAAAATCCAGACGCATTTGAAAAACATGGATATCGAAAGTTTTGGCTACGTGTCGCGGGTCAATACCGTAGGACCAAGGGTACTGAATTAG